The following proteins are co-located in the Solanum pennellii chromosome 1, SPENNV200 genome:
- the LOC107019748 gene encoding uncharacterized protein LOC107019748 produces MVADTSTRINLFVVGLSRQSSKEGKLPILIRDMDIARLMIHTQQVEEDKQKDREGFKNKRAKTLDNEFWHQKSRMNQSSFQHKHKRPAPPSSSTPAPINKVRQIGHFLRKCPENRNGSGNQGNRAQSSSVAPPDGLHQEELRLILAEEQTTSMR; encoded by the exons ATGGTTGCTGACACGAGCACCAGGATTAACTTATTTGTTGTTGGGTTATCTCGTCAGTCAAGCAAGGAAGGAAAGTTACCAATATTGATAAGGGATATGGACATAGCAAGGCTGATGATCCATACGCAACAAGTTGAGGAGGATAAACAGAAGGATAGAGAAGGGTTTAAGAATAAGAGGGCTAAGACATTAGACAACGAGTTTTGGCACCAAAAGAGTAGGATGAATCAGTCTTCCTTCcaacataaacataagagaCCTGCCCCACCATCTTCAAGTACTCCGGCACCTATAAACAAAG TGAGGCAGATAGGTCATTTTCTAAGGAAGTGTCCTGAGAACAGGAATGGTAGTGGAAATCAGGGCAATAGagcccaatcttcatcagttgctccaccagatGGACTGCATCAAGAGGAGCTACGTCTGATACTTGCGGAGGAGCAAACCACCTCTATGCGATAA